The region GGCTGCTAAGTACCATACTGACACCAAAAATATCGCTGATAATATTCCCATTCAACAGGTTGATGATCTCACGAGCTTAAAAGTACCAGGCCGCGCGCTTATCTGTATCGAGCTGGTCGAAGGCGCGACACCACTGCCGCAATTTGTTCACCCCGATAATGCAATTTACGTTTTTGGACCCGAAGATGGTAGCCTGCCACAAGAGATTGTGGATGCCGCTGATGCCGTGGTGTATGTGCCAACGACCGGCTGCATGAATCTCGCCGCGACGGTTAATGTACTGCTTTATGACCGTATGGCAAAACGCGCCACTGAATTTGATGCAGGCCAGATCCTATCCAGTCGGGACACCAATAATCGCCTGGTAGTGGGATAAATTTACCGGCTGACAGATGTGATGTAAGCGGTCTGCATGGATATTATAACTCTGACGAACTTGACACATGCGAGTACGCTTGGTGTCGCAATTATGGGCAGAAAATATAGCAGGCGCTTTCTATTTTGCTGCGAGAGTGGTGAATGTGAGTACTAAAGCCGCTCAGGCTGCGACTTTACTTGCTGTGGCAGGCCGGGCACGTTGTTGCTGTGTGCCCGCTCTTGAGGTTCCTTTATGCGCACCGCTAATCTTTGTGAAAGCCAGAGCTGAATAACTAATCAGTATAGTGCTGCTCCCACAGTTTATTGCTGAAGCGATTGTCTGGGTCTATTTTCTTTTTCAAAGCAAAAAATGCGTTTGCTTTTGGATAAGCAGCATGAAATTGCTCACTGGTTGCATGTAATTGATATGGCAAATAATAAGTGCCACCTTCAGAAACAACCGCGTCAATCATTTCTCGGCTCCACGCCCTTACTGCTTGCTTGTCTTGTTCCGACGTTCCCTGACAGTAATACACAACAAATGCAAATACTTCCTCGTTGGCCCATGCTAATAAAGAGCCGGTATCTGGCAGTGCATGACGAATGGAGACATTGAGCACATTTACTTTATGCTTTTTAAATATATCTGCCATTTTCTTGGAAAAATGATCAAATCGTTCAACAGGTACAAAATACTCACGTAGCACGTACGTAGACTCGGTTCTGCTTTTAGGTTCTAATTCTCTTACGCTATAGCTGGCTTCATAATTTCGCCACTGCACAGCCTCAGATGAATACAAAATAGGTTCAAACACATGCTGTCTCACCCATTTACCAAAGTTTGAATCTGCGACAAACTGAGTCGCTTTCGGTTGCCACCAGTACTCTGTATCTCTGGGAATGAGCCTATCTGTCACGGTAAGTGGCTTATCAGTTTTGACCCAGCTCACGCTATTTACGTGGGTGTAATCTGGTGGATAAATATCCGCGTTATGAAAAACGATATGTGAGTCATCTCTGACTGTGTTTTGAAAAAACGCTCTGTACTCGTCGATATGCATATAAGCCGTTTCCCGAGCGACTTTAGTGTTTGGCACAAGCTCCAACGTCGCCTCCACAATCACACCTAATCCACCATAACCACCTATCACTGAGTAAAAGAGCTCCGAATTTTGTGCAGGAGAAGCAGTCTCAACTCGCCCGTCAGCCAGCACTAATTTGAGTGACTTAACCGACCGTATAATGGGACCTTCTCCCATATAACGGCCATGTACATTCACACTCAGCGAGCCCCCCACAGTAAAATTTGAGTATGATTGCATGATTTTTATCGAGAGATCTTCAGGGTCAATAATGTCTTGAATATCACGCCAACGTATACCACTTTGAACCGTAATTTCTTTTTGTTCAGGACTAAATGAAACAACCTGGTTAAACTGTCTCATATCAAGGTGCAAATGGTCATCAAGCGCGACCTGACCACCCTGACTGTACCGCCCCCCACCAATGGATATTTTGCCTTTTGTCGTACTTATCGCTTTTTGAATATCCTCAATTGAGGTGGGCACAACGACTTCCGACACTTCAATTGGGTTAAGCTGAGTTATGTCGTTTATTATATTGACGCGCTCGGGAATACTTTTTTGTTCTGCAGAAAAGTCCAGCAGACAATAGGCTACGAATAATAAAATGGTGATAAAAAGCGT is a window of Pseudoalteromonas sp. R3 DNA encoding:
- a CDS encoding FAD-binding oxidoreductase; its protein translation is MKYGVVIFSTLFITILLFVAYCLLDFSAEQKSIPERVNIINDITQLNPIEVSEVVVPTSIEDIQKAISTTKGKISIGGGRYSQGGQVALDDHLHLDMRQFNQVVSFSPEQKEITVQSGIRWRDIQDIIDPEDLSIKIMQSYSNFTVGGSLSVNVHGRYMGEGPIIRSVKSLKLVLADGRVETASPAQNSELFYSVIGGYGGLGVIVEATLELVPNTKVARETAYMHIDEYRAFFQNTVRDDSHIVFHNADIYPPDYTHVNSVSWVKTDKPLTVTDRLIPRDTEYWWQPKATQFVADSNFGKWVRQHVFEPILYSSEAVQWRNYEASYSVRELEPKSRTESTYVLREYFVPVERFDHFSKKMADIFKKHKVNVLNVSIRHALPDTGSLLAWANEEVFAFVVYYCQGTSEQDKQAVRAWSREMIDAVVSEGGTYYLPYQLHATSEQFHAAYPKANAFFALKKKIDPDNRFSNKLWEQHYTD
- a CDS encoding RNA methyltransferase, with translation MSESFAAIGLVNPKSPTNVGGVLRAAGCYNAQAVYFNGNRYAKAAKYHTDTKNIADNIPIQQVDDLTSLKVPGRALICIELVEGATPLPQFVHPDNAIYVFGPEDGSLPQEIVDAADAVVYVPTTGCMNLAATVNVLLYDRMAKRATEFDAGQILSSRDTNNRLVVG